One Streptomyces fagopyri DNA window includes the following coding sequences:
- a CDS encoding NAD(P)/FAD-dependent oxidoreductase has protein sequence MPTKAEEAKKADKAAEWTECDVAILGSGLAGSIMGAILARQGADVVLIDAGQHPRFAVGESQNPQLVEWLHILAVRYDVPEIKHMLDVKAVTEHIGPTHGRKQSFGFVTHRPNSEPNPAEATMFVIPKMLTEAVHLFRQDTDSYYLNVAAKYGCTLRQNWFATDLDVDDDGVTVTGKNGEVFRAKYLIDASGFRSPLAQKFDLRENPPRHKHHARSLFTHYVGIKPYDDVCNYPDALRPPAESPFHGGTLHHLIERGWFWIIPFDNYKDSKNPACSVGLTFDERLYPKPKDMTPDQEFNHYLDMYPAVKRQFDGAKRIREWVSTDRIQYSSKRTIGARWCLMSHAAGFIDPLYSRGLSNTFEVVDALAHRVLDALRENDFTEERFEYVERLEQGLLEYNDKIVNSSYIAFSHFRLWNAVFRVWACFTTPATMRQIMARQNFQLDGDDRHFKEMEKAPYTGLWWPDSHAFKILFDITAETCERYEAGEIDGDKAADIVFEAIRDCESVNTPFGWKGPEDLRFFRATTPTMVKFMWWASTSGPKEMRDLGRSMLAGVVKQGMKGRKVS, from the coding sequence TTGCCCACCAAGGCTGAGGAAGCGAAGAAGGCCGACAAGGCCGCCGAGTGGACCGAATGCGACGTAGCCATCCTGGGGTCGGGCCTCGCGGGCTCGATCATGGGAGCGATCCTGGCCCGCCAGGGCGCCGACGTGGTGCTCATCGACGCCGGGCAGCACCCCCGGTTCGCCGTCGGCGAGTCCCAGAACCCGCAGCTCGTCGAGTGGCTGCACATTCTGGCCGTGCGCTACGACGTTCCCGAGATCAAGCACATGCTGGACGTGAAGGCGGTCACCGAGCACATCGGCCCGACCCACGGCCGCAAGCAGAGCTTCGGCTTCGTCACGCACCGGCCGAACAGCGAGCCCAACCCGGCCGAGGCGACCATGTTCGTCATCCCGAAGATGCTCACCGAGGCGGTGCACCTCTTCCGCCAGGACACCGATTCGTACTACCTGAACGTCGCGGCCAAGTACGGCTGCACGCTCCGCCAGAACTGGTTCGCCACCGACCTGGACGTCGACGACGACGGCGTCACGGTCACCGGGAAGAACGGCGAGGTCTTCCGCGCCAAGTACCTCATCGACGCGAGCGGCTTCCGCTCCCCGCTCGCGCAGAAGTTCGACCTGCGCGAGAACCCGCCCCGGCACAAGCACCACGCCCGCTCGCTCTTCACGCACTACGTGGGGATCAAGCCGTACGACGACGTGTGCAACTACCCGGACGCGCTCCGGCCGCCCGCCGAGTCGCCCTTCCACGGCGGCACCCTGCACCACCTCATCGAGCGCGGCTGGTTCTGGATCATCCCGTTCGACAACTACAAGGACTCCAAGAACCCGGCCTGCAGTGTCGGTCTGACCTTCGACGAGCGGCTGTACCCGAAGCCGAAGGACATGACGCCGGACCAGGAGTTCAACCACTACCTGGACATGTACCCGGCGGTGAAGCGGCAGTTCGACGGCGCCAAGCGGATCCGCGAGTGGGTCTCCACCGACCGGATCCAGTACTCCTCCAAGCGGACCATCGGCGCGCGCTGGTGCCTGATGTCGCACGCGGCCGGCTTCATCGACCCGCTGTACTCGCGCGGCCTGTCCAACACCTTCGAGGTCGTCGACGCGCTCGCCCACCGGGTCCTGGACGCCCTGCGCGAGAACGACTTCACCGAGGAGCGCTTCGAGTACGTCGAGCGACTGGAGCAGGGGCTCCTGGAGTACAACGACAAGATCGTCAACAGCTCCTACATCGCCTTCAGCCACTTCCGGCTGTGGAACGCGGTGTTCCGGGTCTGGGCCTGCTTCACCACCCCGGCCACCATGCGGCAGATCATGGCGCGCCAGAACTTCCAGCTCGACGGTGACGACCGGCACTTCAAGGAGATGGAGAAGGCGCCGTACACCGGACTGTGGTGGCCGGACAGCCACGCCTTCAAGATCCTCTTCGACATCACGGCCGAGACCTGCGAGCGGTACGAGGCCGGCGAGATCGACGGTGACAAGGCCGCGGACATCGTCTTCGAGGCGATCCGCGACTGCGAGTCGGTCAACACCCCGTTCGGCTGGAAGGGCCCCGAGGACCTCCGGTTCTTCCGGGCCACCACGCCCACGATGGTGAAGTTCATGTGGTGGGCGAGCACCTCCGGACCCAAGGAGATGCGCGACCTCGGCCGTTCGATGCTCGCCGGAGTGGTCAAGCAGGGCATGAAGGGCCGCAAGGTCTCCTGA
- a CDS encoding pyridoxamine 5'-phosphate oxidase family protein: MSKQLPLSAAAEEFLAENALCTLTTLRPDGTPHVAPVRFTWDGEAGLARVMTTVHRRKSRNLLAAAGGRAAVCQLVGPRWITLEGPATVSTDPPRVVEGMRRYAKRYWSQPPQPPGLAVIEIAVDRVMGLY; encoded by the coding sequence ATGTCCAAGCAACTGCCCCTCTCCGCCGCGGCGGAGGAGTTCCTCGCCGAGAACGCCCTGTGCACCCTGACCACCCTGCGCCCGGACGGCACACCGCACGTGGCGCCCGTACGGTTCACCTGGGACGGCGAGGCGGGCCTGGCCCGGGTGATGACCACCGTGCACCGCCGCAAGTCCCGCAACCTGCTGGCCGCGGCCGGCGGCCGGGCCGCCGTGTGCCAGCTGGTGGGGCCACGCTGGATCACCCTGGAGGGCCCGGCGACCGTCTCCACCGACCCGCCCCGGGTGGTGGAGGGGATGCGCCGCTACGCCAAGCGGTACTGGTCCCAGCCGCCGCAGCCGCCGGGCCTCGCGGTCATCGAGATCGCGGTGGACCGGGTGATGGGCCTGTACTGA
- a CDS encoding nuclear transport factor 2 family protein: MQPGPEESEISTLLDRYLIGLDDDELDDAWARGLFTKDALVEFPMSRHEGLEGLAGYHRDALTAFAATQHLGSPALVALDDDDGERATLRANLVSTHAHHPGAADEPLFQVGTLATGEARRTAEGWRLSSLAFRVLWSRGTPPRAQEPR, encoded by the coding sequence ATGCAGCCAGGCCCGGAAGAATCAGAGATATCCACTCTCCTGGACCGGTACCTCATCGGTCTCGACGACGACGAACTCGACGACGCGTGGGCGCGGGGGCTCTTCACGAAGGACGCCCTGGTCGAGTTCCCCATGAGCCGGCACGAGGGTCTCGAAGGACTCGCCGGTTACCACCGTGACGCGCTGACGGCCTTCGCCGCCACCCAGCACCTGGGTTCACCGGCGCTCGTCGCCCTCGACGACGACGACGGCGAGCGGGCCACGCTGCGCGCGAACCTCGTCTCGACGCATGCCCACCATCCCGGTGCGGCGGACGAGCCCCTGTTCCAGGTCGGCACCCTCGCCACCGGTGAGGCCCGCCGTACCGCCGAGGGCTGGCGGCTCTCCTCGCTGGCCTTCCGCGTGCTGTGGAGCCGCGGCACCCCGCCCCGAGCACAGGAGCCCCGATGA
- a CDS encoding FAD-dependent monooxygenase: MDAFNADVIVAGAGPSGLMLAGELRLSGLSVIVLDRLEQPMQQSRALGFSARTIEEFGQRGLLGEFGPLETIPGGHFGGLPIDYRIVEGGNFGVRGVPQSRTEAIIDKWAVGLGADVRRGHEVIGMTQDDDGVRVEVAGPEGVETLRAAYVVGCDGARSTVRRLAGIDFPGVSATIEMKMADVAGVQLRLRPTGEVGEAGMVVVLPLGPGATRVVVFERGAGVRPTQEPPTFEEVAAAFQRVTGEDISGARPLWTSYFTDASRHAAEYRKGRVFLAGDAAHIHLPIGAQGISAGVGDVVNLGWKLAAAVKGHAPAGLLDTYHSERHPVGARIVHNTLVQRTLYLGGPEAQPLRDLFAELVRIEDVRRHLVGLVTGLDITYGAVEGGHPLLGRRLPDQDLLVGDDRTTTYEQLHAGRPVLFDLHDSAALREAAAGWADRVDIVTATRPDAGAPAADLLVRPDGYVAWVGADGSAEGLTDALARWFGRPRAA; encoded by the coding sequence ATGGACGCTTTCAATGCCGATGTGATCGTTGCCGGTGCAGGACCCTCGGGGCTCATGCTCGCGGGGGAACTCCGCCTCTCGGGTCTCTCGGTCATCGTGCTCGACCGGCTGGAACAGCCGATGCAGCAGTCCCGCGCCCTGGGGTTCTCGGCCCGCACGATCGAGGAATTCGGCCAGCGTGGACTGCTCGGGGAATTCGGTCCGCTGGAGACCATACCCGGCGGCCATTTCGGTGGACTTCCGATCGACTACCGCATTGTCGAGGGCGGCAATTTCGGTGTCCGCGGAGTCCCGCAGTCGCGCACCGAGGCGATCATCGACAAATGGGCCGTGGGCCTGGGAGCCGACGTCCGCCGGGGCCACGAGGTCATCGGCATGACGCAGGACGACGACGGCGTCCGGGTCGAGGTCGCGGGGCCCGAGGGAGTGGAGACCCTGCGCGCCGCGTACGTCGTCGGCTGCGACGGCGCCCGCAGCACCGTCCGCCGGCTGGCCGGGATCGACTTCCCCGGGGTCAGCGCCACCATCGAGATGAAGATGGCCGACGTCGCCGGTGTCCAGCTGCGGCTGCGGCCCACCGGCGAGGTCGGCGAGGCCGGCATGGTCGTCGTCCTGCCGCTCGGCCCGGGCGCCACCCGCGTGGTGGTCTTCGAGCGCGGCGCGGGCGTCCGTCCCACCCAGGAGCCGCCCACCTTCGAGGAGGTGGCCGCCGCCTTCCAGCGGGTCACGGGCGAGGACATCAGCGGCGCCCGGCCGCTGTGGACCAGTTACTTCACCGACGCCAGCCGGCACGCCGCCGAGTACCGCAAGGGCCGGGTCTTCCTGGCCGGCGACGCCGCCCACATCCACCTGCCGATCGGCGCCCAGGGCATCAGCGCGGGCGTCGGCGACGTGGTCAACCTGGGCTGGAAGCTCGCCGCGGCCGTCAAGGGCCACGCCCCCGCGGGCCTGCTCGACACGTACCACTCCGAGCGCCACCCGGTCGGCGCCCGCATCGTCCACAACACCCTTGTCCAGCGCACCCTCTACCTCGGCGGCCCCGAGGCCCAGCCGCTGCGCGACCTGTTCGCCGAACTGGTCCGGATCGAGGACGTACGGCGTCACCTCGTCGGTCTGGTCACCGGCCTCGACATCACCTACGGGGCCGTCGAGGGCGGCCACCCGCTGCTCGGCCGCCGGCTGCCCGACCAGGACCTGCTGGTCGGTGACGACAGGACCACCACCTACGAGCAGCTGCACGCGGGCCGTCCGGTCCTGTTCGACCTGCACGACAGCGCCGCGCTGCGCGAGGCCGCGGCCGGCTGGGCCGACCGCGTCGACATCGTCACCGCGACGCGGCCCGACGCCGGAGCCCCGGCTGCGGACCTCCTCGTACGCCCCGACGGCTACGTCGCCTGGGTCGGCGCCGACGGGTCCGCCGAGGGACTGACCGACGCGCTCGCGCGGTGGTTCGGCCGGCCCCGCGCCGCCTGA
- a CDS encoding winged helix-turn-helix transcriptional regulator — protein sequence MIEPVLDIVFSRWTTPILWTLNAFGTQRFVELQRNIGTITPKVLTQRLRQLERDGLVIRTYFPEVPPRVEYQISDLGRTLAPLFASLTDWSTVHLPLVEQARQEFDTAEEQAAARHH from the coding sequence CTGATCGAACCGGTCCTCGACATCGTGTTCAGCCGCTGGACCACGCCGATCCTGTGGACGCTCAACGCCTTCGGCACCCAGCGCTTCGTGGAGCTTCAGCGCAACATCGGCACCATCACGCCGAAGGTGCTGACACAGCGGCTGCGTCAGCTGGAGCGCGACGGACTGGTGATCCGCACGTACTTCCCCGAGGTACCGCCCCGGGTGGAGTACCAGATCAGCGACCTGGGGCGGACCCTGGCGCCGTTGTTCGCCTCGCTCACGGACTGGTCGACGGTCCACCTGCCGCTGGTGGAGCAGGCGCGCCAGGAGTTCGACACGGCGGAGGAGCAGGCCGCGGCCCGTCACCACTGA
- a CDS encoding MFS transporter, whose translation MSIQESTHNPAVAGDSGPVRRPGLILAFLCLAGFMTFLDVSIVNVALPTIEDELNISTTALQYVVTTYGMLLGGFLLLTGRLADTLGRRRMLQTGLLLFAGASLLAGVAQNAAMLIGARGAQGLGAAFIATAALSLLTNNFEEGPARNKALGAWGALSGLAAVAGVTLGGLLTDGPGWRWIFFINVPIGIIGALVAPMVVGESRSDERSRSFDVAGAVTLTGGLVALIFTLGQTVSDSDVPTGRVVGGFVLSALLLVSFVLIERRAKEPLMPLGVFRRPSLRAANVIAVLLLGTCVTLFFFASLFMQQVLDYSAVKTGFAYVPLAVLTAVGAGIASQVVTKVAAKPVLLVGLALAATGMMLLWRTPSDASYLTDVLPAFVLMGLGLGMSFVPLQVSAFAGIEERESGLAAGLINTAQEVGGALGLAVAATYAFRRVDELTAKAHGVPALVQDARTTVFHDAFLVGACFAAAAFLVTLVLLPLTKSSEQSAAVPAHA comes from the coding sequence ATGTCCATCCAAGAGTCCACCCACAACCCCGCGGTGGCGGGCGACTCCGGGCCGGTCCGCCGCCCCGGACTCATCCTGGCCTTCCTCTGCCTGGCCGGCTTCATGACCTTCCTCGACGTCTCGATCGTGAACGTCGCCCTGCCGACCATCGAGGACGAGCTCAACATCTCCACGACCGCGCTGCAGTACGTGGTCACCACCTACGGCATGCTCCTCGGCGGCTTCCTGCTGCTGACCGGCCGCCTCGCCGACACCCTCGGCCGCCGCCGGATGCTCCAGACCGGCCTGCTCCTGTTCGCCGGCGCCTCCCTGCTCGCCGGGGTCGCCCAGAACGCCGCGATGCTGATCGGCGCCCGTGGCGCGCAGGGCCTGGGTGCCGCGTTCATCGCCACCGCCGCGCTCAGCCTGCTGACCAACAACTTCGAGGAGGGCCCGGCCCGCAACAAGGCGCTCGGCGCCTGGGGCGCGCTCAGCGGTCTCGCCGCCGTCGCCGGTGTCACCCTCGGCGGTCTGCTCACCGACGGTCCCGGCTGGCGCTGGATCTTCTTCATCAACGTGCCGATCGGCATCATCGGCGCCCTGGTCGCCCCGATGGTCGTCGGCGAGAGCCGCTCCGACGAACGCAGCCGGTCCTTCGACGTGGCCGGTGCCGTCACCCTCACCGGTGGCCTGGTCGCGCTGATCTTCACCCTCGGCCAGACCGTCTCCGACTCCGACGTCCCGACCGGCCGGGTCGTCGGCGGCTTCGTCCTCTCCGCGCTCCTGCTCGTCTCCTTCGTCCTGATCGAACGCCGCGCCAAGGAGCCGCTGATGCCGCTCGGCGTCTTCCGCCGCCCCTCACTGCGCGCCGCGAACGTCATCGCCGTCCTGCTGCTCGGCACCTGCGTGACCCTGTTCTTCTTCGCCAGCCTCTTCATGCAGCAGGTCCTGGACTACTCCGCCGTCAAGACCGGCTTCGCGTACGTGCCGCTCGCGGTGCTCACCGCCGTCGGCGCCGGCATCGCCTCCCAGGTCGTCACCAAGGTCGCGGCCAAGCCCGTCCTGCTGGTCGGTCTCGCGCTCGCCGCGACCGGCATGATGCTCCTGTGGCGCACCCCGTCCGACGCCTCGTACCTGACGGACGTGCTGCCCGCCTTCGTCCTCATGGGCCTCGGGCTCGGCATGTCCTTCGTCCCGCTCCAGGTCTCGGCGTTCGCCGGGATCGAGGAGCGCGAGTCGGGTCTGGCCGCCGGCCTCATCAACACCGCCCAGGAAGTCGGCGGCGCGCTCGGCCTGGCCGTCGCGGCGACCTACGCCTTCCGCCGCGTCGACGAGCTGACGGCCAAGGCCCACGGCGTCCCGGCCCTGGTCCAGGACGCCCGTACGACCGTCTTCCACGACGCGTTCCTCGTCGGTGCCTGCTTCGCCGCGGCCGCCTTCCTGGTGACCCTGGTGCTGCTGCCGCTGACCAAGTCCTCCGAGCAGTCCGCGGCCGTGCCCGCGCACGCCTGA
- a CDS encoding cation:proton antiporter, with the protein MTTLAAASAQDMKLAVMLADIGVVLVAGAALGRLAQKLRQPVVVGEITAGILLGPSVLGLLPGNLTERLFPVDVRPLLSAVSQVGLILFMFVVGWEFEKRLIRPHARLAAGVSLSSIAMAFGLGVALAPFLYDEHATVAGHHISFVAFATFIGTAMSVTAFPVLARILTENKLLDTRAGSLSLASAAIDDLLAWCLLAYVSALVTANGNYADLGRIGLWSAAYVAGMLLVVRPLVARLVWRWAATERWSALLAVLCAGALTSAWLTTWIGIHAIFGAFLFGFVMPREPAMVLAEHLRKPMDHVSVVLLPVFFIVTGLGVDLGALTSGDLVALVAIIVVACTGKLVGAILPARLAGFSWREAKDLGLLMNTRGLTELIILNAAVSLGVLDGRMFTMLVIMALVTTAMAGPLLSRRRPAETGVSEASKVPEVSGEPDPYGPEAAVDFIRPRG; encoded by the coding sequence ATGACGACGCTCGCGGCGGCAAGCGCCCAGGACATGAAGCTCGCGGTGATGCTCGCCGACATCGGGGTGGTGCTCGTGGCGGGCGCCGCGCTCGGCCGGCTGGCGCAGAAGCTGCGCCAGCCGGTGGTGGTCGGTGAGATCACCGCGGGCATCCTGCTCGGCCCCAGTGTTCTCGGCCTGCTGCCGGGGAACCTGACCGAGCGTCTCTTCCCCGTCGACGTGCGGCCGTTGCTGTCCGCGGTCTCCCAGGTCGGCCTGATCCTGTTCATGTTCGTCGTCGGCTGGGAGTTCGAGAAGCGGCTGATCCGGCCGCACGCCCGGCTTGCCGCGGGTGTCTCGCTGTCGTCGATCGCGATGGCGTTCGGCCTGGGTGTGGCGCTCGCCCCGTTCCTGTACGACGAGCACGCCACCGTGGCCGGGCATCACATCTCCTTCGTCGCCTTCGCCACCTTCATCGGCACCGCGATGTCGGTGACCGCCTTCCCGGTGCTCGCGCGCATCCTCACCGAGAACAAGCTGCTGGACACCCGGGCCGGCTCCCTCTCGCTGGCCAGCGCGGCCATCGACGACCTGCTCGCCTGGTGCCTGCTGGCGTATGTCTCCGCCCTGGTCACGGCGAACGGCAACTACGCGGACCTCGGCCGCATCGGGCTGTGGAGCGCGGCCTACGTCGCGGGGATGCTGCTGGTCGTGCGGCCGCTGGTGGCCCGTCTGGTCTGGCGCTGGGCCGCCACCGAGCGCTGGTCCGCGTTGCTCGCGGTGCTCTGCGCGGGCGCCCTGACCTCGGCCTGGCTGACCACGTGGATCGGCATCCACGCCATCTTCGGGGCCTTCCTGTTCGGGTTCGTGATGCCCCGTGAGCCCGCGATGGTCCTGGCGGAGCATCTGCGCAAGCCCATGGACCACGTCAGCGTCGTACTGCTCCCGGTCTTCTTCATCGTCACCGGGCTCGGCGTGGACCTCGGCGCGCTGACCTCCGGCGACCTCGTCGCGCTCGTCGCGATCATCGTGGTGGCCTGCACCGGCAAGCTGGTCGGCGCGATCCTCCCGGCTCGGCTGGCCGGGTTCTCCTGGCGGGAGGCGAAGGACCTGGGGCTGCTGATGAACACCCGGGGTCTGACCGAACTCATCATCCTCAACGCCGCGGTGAGCCTGGGCGTGCTCGACGGACGCATGTTCACCATGCTCGTGATCATGGCCCTCGTGACGACGGCGATGGCGGGACCGCTGCTGTCCCGGCGCCGTCCGGCGGAGACCGGTGTGTCCGAGGCGTCGAAGGTGCCGGAGGTGTCCGGGGAACCGGACCCGTACGGCCCGGAAGCCGCCGTGGACTTCATACGCCCACGCGGCTGA
- a CDS encoding FAD-dependent oxidoreductase, producing the protein MITRRALIGAGSAAVGLAVLPTSPVLAGSGTTPWSTLAGKLQGRLVLPTDSAYAVAKQLELGQFDAVNPRAVAYCVSSADVSAALCFAQTYGLPSAVRSGGHSFAGYSTTPGLIIDVSRLNAITVGNGTVDIGPGAKNVEILDALAPHGLVVSEGGCPTVSAGGFLQGGGFGFLTRPLGMACDAVTSAEVVLADGRVVTASPTSHSDLFWAIRGGGGGNFGVVTRFTVTPHEGDQMAISNLIFPYDRAADVLHGVGQWLVDAPRTIGGGAYLVQADAAPGTVPALNVFLASRGTPAELASESARLLSLTGAVTARQDAVMTYQQVMMMIFGCGTLTEDQCQRAGKSPNGVLTRPAFGLERTRMGSAPYAQSGWADVLTAFDADRRAGQARYLDLHFFGGAANDPARTDTAYVHRDSLFSVNYRVLVNDPAQVTAEARSVATGWIDNGFATIDPLSNGETYQNWMDAELTDWRQSYYAENYARLSVVKAKYDPHRYFRFAQGIGA; encoded by the coding sequence GTGATCACTCGTAGAGCACTGATCGGTGCGGGATCCGCCGCCGTCGGCCTGGCCGTCCTGCCCACCAGCCCCGTTCTCGCCGGCTCCGGCACCACCCCCTGGAGCACCCTCGCGGGCAAGCTCCAGGGCCGCCTGGTGCTGCCCACCGACTCCGCTTACGCCGTGGCCAAGCAACTGGAACTCGGCCAGTTCGACGCCGTCAACCCGCGGGCCGTCGCGTACTGCGTCAGCTCCGCCGACGTCTCCGCCGCCCTGTGCTTCGCCCAGACCTACGGCCTGCCGTCCGCCGTCCGCAGCGGCGGCCACAGCTTCGCGGGCTACTCGACGACGCCCGGCCTGATCATCGACGTCTCGCGGCTGAACGCGATCACCGTGGGCAACGGCACGGTCGACATCGGCCCCGGCGCCAAGAACGTCGAGATACTCGACGCCCTCGCCCCGCACGGCCTGGTGGTCAGCGAGGGCGGCTGCCCGACCGTGTCGGCCGGCGGGTTCCTCCAGGGCGGCGGCTTCGGATTCCTGACCCGCCCGCTGGGCATGGCGTGCGACGCGGTCACCTCGGCCGAGGTGGTCCTCGCCGACGGCCGGGTGGTCACCGCGTCGCCGACCAGCCACTCCGACCTGTTCTGGGCGATCCGCGGCGGCGGTGGCGGCAACTTCGGCGTCGTCACGCGCTTCACGGTCACCCCGCACGAGGGCGACCAGATGGCGATCAGCAACCTGATCTTCCCGTACGACCGTGCCGCCGACGTGCTGCACGGCGTCGGGCAGTGGCTGGTCGACGCGCCCCGCACGATCGGCGGCGGCGCCTATCTCGTCCAGGCCGACGCCGCGCCCGGCACCGTACCGGCGCTCAACGTCTTCCTCGCCTCCCGCGGCACCCCGGCCGAACTGGCCTCGGAGTCCGCGCGGCTGCTGTCGCTCACCGGCGCGGTGACGGCCCGCCAGGACGCGGTCATGACGTACCAGCAGGTCATGATGATGATCTTCGGGTGCGGGACGCTGACCGAGGACCAGTGCCAGCGCGCGGGGAAGTCCCCGAACGGTGTGCTGACGCGGCCCGCCTTCGGCCTGGAGCGGACCCGGATGGGCAGCGCACCGTACGCGCAGAGCGGCTGGGCGGACGTGCTGACCGCCTTCGACGCCGACCGCAGGGCCGGCCAGGCCCGCTATCTCGACCTGCACTTCTTCGGCGGGGCGGCCAACGACCCGGCCCGCACCGACACGGCGTACGTGCACCGCGACTCGCTCTTCTCCGTCAACTACCGGGTCCTCGTCAACGACCCGGCGCAGGTGACCGCGGAGGCCAGGAGCGTGGCGACGGGCTGGATCGACAACGGGTTCGCCACGATCGACCCGCTGTCGAACGGCGAGACGTACCAGAACTGGATGGACGCGGAGCTGACGGACTGGCGGCAGTCCTACTACGCCGAGAACTACGCCCGGCTGTCGGTCGTGAAGGCCAAGTACGACCCGCACCGGTACTTCAGGTTCGCCCAGGGAATCGGGGCCTGA
- a CDS encoding antibiotic biosynthesis monooxygenase family protein: MPKIAADGQHLTVLNLFSTDAAEKQVKLLAAMRQIVDTAAYEGWMSSTVHAGQDKPGTANFIQWRSTEDLESRYAGEEFKHRTLPLFGEITTSIRLLQNEIAFTQQKPELGGVTEISPDRDDYTSIELFGVLPADQEDLIDALGESQTWLVDVPGYRTHTVLRGLRARGLDGKFVVVYSQWDSKEAYDAFRSVPQGERSPERQKVDARVAALQTWQDENTYRVVHTRAAGE; the protein is encoded by the coding sequence ATGCCGAAGATCGCAGCCGATGGTCAGCACCTGACCGTTCTCAACCTGTTCTCGACCGACGCCGCCGAGAAGCAGGTCAAGCTGCTCGCCGCGATGCGCCAGATCGTCGACACGGCGGCCTATGAGGGCTGGATGTCCAGCACGGTGCACGCCGGGCAGGACAAGCCGGGAACGGCCAACTTCATCCAGTGGCGCAGCACCGAGGACCTGGAGAGCCGTTACGCGGGCGAGGAATTCAAGCACCGCACCCTGCCGCTCTTCGGCGAGATCACCACCTCGATCCGTCTGCTCCAGAACGAGATCGCCTTCACCCAGCAGAAGCCGGAACTGGGCGGCGTCACGGAGATCTCCCCGGACCGCGACGACTACACGTCCATCGAGCTGTTCGGTGTGCTGCCGGCCGACCAGGAGGACCTGATCGACGCCCTGGGCGAGTCCCAGACGTGGCTGGTCGACGTCCCTGGCTACCGCACCCACACGGTGCTGCGCGGTCTGCGCGCCCGCGGTCTCGACGGCAAGTTCGTCGTCGTCTACTCCCAGTGGGACAGCAAGGAGGCGTACGACGCCTTCCGTTCGGTGCCGCAGGGCGAGCGCTCGCCGGAGCGCCAGAAGGTCGACGCCCGCGTGGCCGCGCTCCAGACCTGGCAGGACGAGAACACCTACCGGGTCGTGCACACCCGCGCCGCGGGCGAGTGA
- a CDS encoding flavin reductase family protein: MIPVSQAIPEQLGPVDGRVLRTVCGHFATGVTVITSGGGENAAGATVNSFTSVSLEPALVLICLHDNSRLLPVVQESGGFVVNFLTQRQEPVAWAFAGRRTARIEEVPHHRSVHDLPVLSEALAHLECRLAAEYDGGDHTILLGEVVSLGAPAGEEDPLIFFQGAMRELGDDRVLPGR, encoded by the coding sequence GTGATACCCGTTTCGCAAGCCATCCCCGAGCAGCTCGGTCCGGTCGACGGCCGTGTGCTGCGCACCGTGTGCGGACACTTCGCCACCGGTGTCACGGTCATCACCTCGGGCGGCGGCGAGAACGCCGCGGGCGCCACGGTGAACTCCTTCACCTCGGTCTCCCTGGAGCCGGCGCTGGTGCTCATCTGCCTGCACGACAACTCCCGGCTGCTGCCGGTGGTCCAGGAGTCCGGCGGCTTCGTCGTGAACTTCCTGACGCAGCGGCAGGAGCCGGTGGCCTGGGCGTTCGCCGGCCGGCGGACCGCCCGGATCGAGGAGGTCCCGCACCACCGGTCGGTCCACGATCTGCCGGTGCTCAGTGAGGCGCTGGCCCACCTGGAGTGCCGGCTGGCCGCCGAGTACGACGGCGGCGACCACACCATCCTGCTCGGCGAGGTCGTCTCGCTCGGCGCTCCCGCCGGGGAGGAGGACCCGCTGATCTTCTTCCAGGGCGCCATGCGGGAACTCGGTGACGACCGGGTCCTGCCGGGCCGGTGA